A single region of the Deltaproteobacteria bacterium genome encodes:
- a CDS encoding DUF11 domain-containing protein, with amino-acid sequence EPICAASPPCNRSSPRSSRSPPTPSRTCSCARRPAEPIAPGPLVRTCSSFPSLHPLKEWSLRESRGDSNDSGSFEPGVDPLYQPGVNDPLLAPDAARLVFALSDIPPAVVNGDRGDEELRATSFTGAVSGTIVSGGGDLGTDAVIGSGTSAALGSYLVADLIVSTVKSAVVSDPGGGSTPVPGSTITYTLVVTTSGTGTVANLVITDPLPPFTSYDAGSLTLDGSALSDAADLDAGDVGGTTPNQVTVALGNVAGGSLPHTITFEVTID; translated from the coding sequence GAACCCATTTGCGCAGCGTCTCCGCCGTGCAACCGATCTTCGCCGCGATCGAGCCGATCGCCTCCCACTCCGAGCCGTACTTGCTCTTGTGCTCGAAGACCAGCCGAACCGATCGCTCCCGGACCTCTGGTGAGAACTTGCTCTTCCTTCCCATCGCTCCATCCTCTCAAGGAATGGAGCCTCCGGGAAAGCCGGGGCGATTCAAACGACTCCGGGAGTTTCGAGCCCGGCGTCGACCCGCTCTACCAGCCCGGCGTGAACGATCCACTGCTCGCGCCCGATGCGGCTCGACTCGTCTTCGCGCTATCCGACATTCCGCCGGCCGTCGTGAACGGCGATCGCGGCGACGAGGAGCTGCGCGCGACCTCGTTCACGGGCGCCGTCAGCGGCACCATCGTTTCGGGCGGAGGCGACCTCGGCACGGACGCCGTGATCGGCAGCGGAACCAGCGCTGCGCTGGGAAGCTATCTGGTCGCGGATCTGATCGTCTCGACCGTGAAGTCAGCCGTGGTCTCCGACCCCGGCGGAGGCAGCACGCCCGTACCGGGCTCGACGATCACCTACACGCTGGTCGTCACGACGAGCGGCACCGGAACGGTCGCGAACCTGGTGATCACCGATCCGCTGCCGCCGTTCACCAGTTACGACGCCGGATCGCTCACGCTCGACGGCAGCGCGCTGAGCGATGCAGCCGACCTCGACGCGGGTGACGTCGGCGGCACGACACCGAATCAAGTCACCGTCGCGCTAGGGAACGTGGCCGGCGGCTCTCTCCCCCACACCATCACGTTCGAAGTCACGATCGATTAG